The Tripterygium wilfordii isolate XIE 37 chromosome 5, ASM1340144v1, whole genome shotgun sequence genome window below encodes:
- the LOC119998485 gene encoding protein DETOXIFICATION 44, chloroplastic isoform X1 translates to MAAALASTISHHRLSVNSLLQSPSCRLGAFTRSRNLHCPVSFDFVPKSTPQKNTNTSLETSAQKTQKPSLPGKPVGSPDPDPPPGSSQSNPFSVLIRQIRRDGFKVDELGVEILSIALPAALALAADPLTSLVDTAYVGHLGSVELAAVGISVSVFNLVSKLFNVPLLNITTSFVAEEQALVSEGGDGYISDDMRNGPQGKKLLPSVSTSLALAAGIGIAEAVALSFGSGFLMNIMGIPVDSPMRIPAEQFLTMRAFGAPPIVIALAAQGTFRGFFDTKTPLYAIGIGNLLNAILGPILIFSLGLGIGGAAVATVITEYLIAFILLWKLNEKVLLISPSIDGRRVARYLRSVKEFAGGLLIGRTISVLVTMTLATSMAARGGPTQMAGHQICIQVWLAVSLLTDALALAGQALLASGYSQGNYNQAREVIFRTLQIGLAAGIALAVILFLGYGTFSRLFSTDSEVLEIVWSGIWFVAGSQPMNALAFVLDGLYYGVSDFGYAAYSMVPSCSYHNGFQLCDVCFLYQLLHYYVGVCWNDFFGLSAFGFPRTWSCWSLDWAISLHDLACCSWGLEALHENGTMGKGLAQD, encoded by the exons ATGGCCGCCGCCTTGGCTAGTACTATTTCGCACCATCGTCTCTCTGTAAATTCTCTACTACAAAGTCCTTCTTGTAGACTTGGAGCATTTACCAGAAGCCGAAACCTCCATTGCCCAGTCAGCTTCGATTTCGTTCCAAAATCAACTCCTCAAAAGAACACCAATACTTCGCTTGAAACTTCAGCTCAAAAGACACAAAAGCCCTCCCTTCCTGGTAAGCCAGTCGGTAGTCCAGATCCGGACCCTCCTCCCGGTTCTTCTCAATCCAATCCGTTCTCGGTTCTCATTCGCCAGATAAG AAGAGACGGATTTAAGGTTGACGAATTGGGAGTAGAGATTTTGTCAATTGCTTTGCCTGCTGCGTTGGCCCTTGCTGCTGATCCTCTCACTTCGTTGGTTGATACTGCTTATGTCGGTCACTTAG GCTCAGTTGAACTGGCAGCAGTCGGTATATCTGTTTCGGTGTTCAACCTGGTATCCAAATTATTTAATGTTCCCCTGCTCAACATAACAACATCTTTTGTTGCTGAAGAGCAGGCATTGGTTAGTGAGGGAGGTGATGGTTATATTTCAG ATGATATGAGGAATGGGCCCCAAGGCAAGAAACTCCTTCCATCAGTGTCAACTTCATTAGCACTTGCTGCTGGCATTGGCATAGCAGAAGCCGTTGCACTCTCTTTTGGCTCGGGTTTCCTGATGAATATCATGGGTATACCTGTT GATTCACCCATGCGAATACCGGCTGAGCAATTCCTTACTATGAGGGCATTTGGTGCTCCACCCATTGTAATCGCACTTGCTGCACAGGGAACTTTTCGTGGATTTTTTGATACGAAGACACCTCTATATGCCATTG GTATTGGGAACTTACTGAATGCAATATTGGGTCCAATTTTGATATTTTCCCTTGGTCTAGGCATCGGTGGCGCTGCAGTGGCTACTGTGATTACTGA ATATCTTATTGCTTTTATCCTTCTGTGGAAGTTGAATGAGAAAGTGCTGCTGATCTCTCCAAGCATTGATGGTCGACGAGTTGCCCGCTATCTAAGATCTG TCAAGGAATTTGCAGGTGGTCTTCTCATTGGCAGGACCATTTCTGTGCTTGTAACAATGACGCTAGCAACATCTATGGCAGCTAGGGGGGGTCCTACACAGATGGCTGGTCACCAAATTTGCATACAAGTTTGGTTGGCAGTATCTTTGCTCACTGATGCTTTAGCCCTTGCTGGTCAG GCTCTTCTTGCCAGTGGCTATTCTCAAGGAAATTATAATCAAGCACGTGAAGTGATTTTCAGAACTCTACAG ATTGGTCTAGCAGCAGGAATTGCTTTGGCTGTTATTTTATTTCTTGGGTACGGAACATTTTCTAGATTATTCAGCACAGATTCTGAAGTTCTGGAAATTGTCTGGTCTGGTATTTGG TTTGTTGCAGGATCTCAGCCAATGAATGCTCTTGCATTTGTTCTTGATGGGCTCTACTATGGGGTTTCAGACTTTGGATATGCTGCTTACTCTATGGTTCCATCTTGTTCCTATCATAATGGTTTTCAATTATGTgatgtttgtttcctttatcaGCTCCTTCACTATTATGTAGGTGTTTGTTGGAATGATTTCTTCGGTCTTTCTGCTTTTGGCTTCCCCCGTACTTGGTCTTGCTGGAGTCTGGACTGGGCTATTTCTCTTCATGACCTTGCGTGTTGTAGCTGGGGTTTGGAG GCTTTGCATGAAAACGGGACCATGGGAAAAGGTCTGGCTCAAGATTGA
- the LOC119998485 gene encoding protein DETOXIFICATION 44, chloroplastic isoform X3: MAAALASTISHHRLSVNSLLQSPSCRLGAFTRSRNLHCPVSFDFVPKSTPQKNTNTSLETSAQKTQKPSLPGKPVGSPDPDPPPGSSQSNPFSVLIRQIRRDGFKVDELGVEILSIALPAALALAADPLTSLVDTAYVGHLGSVELAAVGISVSVFNLVSKLFNVPLLNITTSFVAEEQALVSEGGDGYISDDMRNGPQGKKLLPSVSTSLALAAGIGIAEAVALSFGSGFLMNIMGIPVDSPMRIPAEQFLTMRAFGAPPIVIALAAQGTFRGFFDTKTPLYAIGIGNLLNAILGPILIFSLGLGIGGAAVATVITEYLIAFILLWKLNEKVLLISPSIDGRRVARYLRSGGLLIGRTISVLVTMTLATSMAARGGPTQMAGHQICIQVWLAVSLLTDALALAGQALLASGYSQGNYNQAREVIFRTLQIGLAAGIALAVILFLGYGTFSRLFSTDSEVLEIVWSGIWFVAGSQPMNALAFVLDGLYYGVSDFGYAAYSMVPSCSYHNGFQLCDVCFLYQLLHYYVGVCWNDFFGLSAFGFPRTWSCWSLDWAISLHDLACCSWGLEALHENGTMGKGLAQD; encoded by the exons ATGGCCGCCGCCTTGGCTAGTACTATTTCGCACCATCGTCTCTCTGTAAATTCTCTACTACAAAGTCCTTCTTGTAGACTTGGAGCATTTACCAGAAGCCGAAACCTCCATTGCCCAGTCAGCTTCGATTTCGTTCCAAAATCAACTCCTCAAAAGAACACCAATACTTCGCTTGAAACTTCAGCTCAAAAGACACAAAAGCCCTCCCTTCCTGGTAAGCCAGTCGGTAGTCCAGATCCGGACCCTCCTCCCGGTTCTTCTCAATCCAATCCGTTCTCGGTTCTCATTCGCCAGATAAG AAGAGACGGATTTAAGGTTGACGAATTGGGAGTAGAGATTTTGTCAATTGCTTTGCCTGCTGCGTTGGCCCTTGCTGCTGATCCTCTCACTTCGTTGGTTGATACTGCTTATGTCGGTCACTTAG GCTCAGTTGAACTGGCAGCAGTCGGTATATCTGTTTCGGTGTTCAACCTGGTATCCAAATTATTTAATGTTCCCCTGCTCAACATAACAACATCTTTTGTTGCTGAAGAGCAGGCATTGGTTAGTGAGGGAGGTGATGGTTATATTTCAG ATGATATGAGGAATGGGCCCCAAGGCAAGAAACTCCTTCCATCAGTGTCAACTTCATTAGCACTTGCTGCTGGCATTGGCATAGCAGAAGCCGTTGCACTCTCTTTTGGCTCGGGTTTCCTGATGAATATCATGGGTATACCTGTT GATTCACCCATGCGAATACCGGCTGAGCAATTCCTTACTATGAGGGCATTTGGTGCTCCACCCATTGTAATCGCACTTGCTGCACAGGGAACTTTTCGTGGATTTTTTGATACGAAGACACCTCTATATGCCATTG GTATTGGGAACTTACTGAATGCAATATTGGGTCCAATTTTGATATTTTCCCTTGGTCTAGGCATCGGTGGCGCTGCAGTGGCTACTGTGATTACTGA ATATCTTATTGCTTTTATCCTTCTGTGGAAGTTGAATGAGAAAGTGCTGCTGATCTCTCCAAGCATTGATGGTCGACGAGTTGCCCGCTATCTAAGATCTG GTGGTCTTCTCATTGGCAGGACCATTTCTGTGCTTGTAACAATGACGCTAGCAACATCTATGGCAGCTAGGGGGGGTCCTACACAGATGGCTGGTCACCAAATTTGCATACAAGTTTGGTTGGCAGTATCTTTGCTCACTGATGCTTTAGCCCTTGCTGGTCAG GCTCTTCTTGCCAGTGGCTATTCTCAAGGAAATTATAATCAAGCACGTGAAGTGATTTTCAGAACTCTACAG ATTGGTCTAGCAGCAGGAATTGCTTTGGCTGTTATTTTATTTCTTGGGTACGGAACATTTTCTAGATTATTCAGCACAGATTCTGAAGTTCTGGAAATTGTCTGGTCTGGTATTTGG TTTGTTGCAGGATCTCAGCCAATGAATGCTCTTGCATTTGTTCTTGATGGGCTCTACTATGGGGTTTCAGACTTTGGATATGCTGCTTACTCTATGGTTCCATCTTGTTCCTATCATAATGGTTTTCAATTATGTgatgtttgtttcctttatcaGCTCCTTCACTATTATGTAGGTGTTTGTTGGAATGATTTCTTCGGTCTTTCTGCTTTTGGCTTCCCCCGTACTTGGTCTTGCTGGAGTCTGGACTGGGCTATTTCTCTTCATGACCTTGCGTGTTGTAGCTGGGGTTTGGAG GCTTTGCATGAAAACGGGACCATGGGAAAAGGTCTGGCTCAAGATTGA
- the LOC119998485 gene encoding protein DETOXIFICATION 44, chloroplastic isoform X2 translates to MAAALASTISHHRLSVNSLLQSPSCRLGAFTRSRNLHCPVSFDFVPKSTPQKNTNTSLETSAQKTQKPSLPGKPVGSPDPDPPPGSSQSNPFSVLIRQIRDGFKVDELGVEILSIALPAALALAADPLTSLVDTAYVGHLGSVELAAVGISVSVFNLVSKLFNVPLLNITTSFVAEEQALVSEGGDGYISDDMRNGPQGKKLLPSVSTSLALAAGIGIAEAVALSFGSGFLMNIMGIPVDSPMRIPAEQFLTMRAFGAPPIVIALAAQGTFRGFFDTKTPLYAIGIGNLLNAILGPILIFSLGLGIGGAAVATVITEYLIAFILLWKLNEKVLLISPSIDGRRVARYLRSVKEFAGGLLIGRTISVLVTMTLATSMAARGGPTQMAGHQICIQVWLAVSLLTDALALAGQALLASGYSQGNYNQAREVIFRTLQIGLAAGIALAVILFLGYGTFSRLFSTDSEVLEIVWSGIWFVAGSQPMNALAFVLDGLYYGVSDFGYAAYSMVPSCSYHNGFQLCDVCFLYQLLHYYVGVCWNDFFGLSAFGFPRTWSCWSLDWAISLHDLACCSWGLEALHENGTMGKGLAQD, encoded by the exons ATGGCCGCCGCCTTGGCTAGTACTATTTCGCACCATCGTCTCTCTGTAAATTCTCTACTACAAAGTCCTTCTTGTAGACTTGGAGCATTTACCAGAAGCCGAAACCTCCATTGCCCAGTCAGCTTCGATTTCGTTCCAAAATCAACTCCTCAAAAGAACACCAATACTTCGCTTGAAACTTCAGCTCAAAAGACACAAAAGCCCTCCCTTCCTGGTAAGCCAGTCGGTAGTCCAGATCCGGACCCTCCTCCCGGTTCTTCTCAATCCAATCCGTTCTCGGTTCTCATTCGCCAGATAAG AGACGGATTTAAGGTTGACGAATTGGGAGTAGAGATTTTGTCAATTGCTTTGCCTGCTGCGTTGGCCCTTGCTGCTGATCCTCTCACTTCGTTGGTTGATACTGCTTATGTCGGTCACTTAG GCTCAGTTGAACTGGCAGCAGTCGGTATATCTGTTTCGGTGTTCAACCTGGTATCCAAATTATTTAATGTTCCCCTGCTCAACATAACAACATCTTTTGTTGCTGAAGAGCAGGCATTGGTTAGTGAGGGAGGTGATGGTTATATTTCAG ATGATATGAGGAATGGGCCCCAAGGCAAGAAACTCCTTCCATCAGTGTCAACTTCATTAGCACTTGCTGCTGGCATTGGCATAGCAGAAGCCGTTGCACTCTCTTTTGGCTCGGGTTTCCTGATGAATATCATGGGTATACCTGTT GATTCACCCATGCGAATACCGGCTGAGCAATTCCTTACTATGAGGGCATTTGGTGCTCCACCCATTGTAATCGCACTTGCTGCACAGGGAACTTTTCGTGGATTTTTTGATACGAAGACACCTCTATATGCCATTG GTATTGGGAACTTACTGAATGCAATATTGGGTCCAATTTTGATATTTTCCCTTGGTCTAGGCATCGGTGGCGCTGCAGTGGCTACTGTGATTACTGA ATATCTTATTGCTTTTATCCTTCTGTGGAAGTTGAATGAGAAAGTGCTGCTGATCTCTCCAAGCATTGATGGTCGACGAGTTGCCCGCTATCTAAGATCTG TCAAGGAATTTGCAGGTGGTCTTCTCATTGGCAGGACCATTTCTGTGCTTGTAACAATGACGCTAGCAACATCTATGGCAGCTAGGGGGGGTCCTACACAGATGGCTGGTCACCAAATTTGCATACAAGTTTGGTTGGCAGTATCTTTGCTCACTGATGCTTTAGCCCTTGCTGGTCAG GCTCTTCTTGCCAGTGGCTATTCTCAAGGAAATTATAATCAAGCACGTGAAGTGATTTTCAGAACTCTACAG ATTGGTCTAGCAGCAGGAATTGCTTTGGCTGTTATTTTATTTCTTGGGTACGGAACATTTTCTAGATTATTCAGCACAGATTCTGAAGTTCTGGAAATTGTCTGGTCTGGTATTTGG TTTGTTGCAGGATCTCAGCCAATGAATGCTCTTGCATTTGTTCTTGATGGGCTCTACTATGGGGTTTCAGACTTTGGATATGCTGCTTACTCTATGGTTCCATCTTGTTCCTATCATAATGGTTTTCAATTATGTgatgtttgtttcctttatcaGCTCCTTCACTATTATGTAGGTGTTTGTTGGAATGATTTCTTCGGTCTTTCTGCTTTTGGCTTCCCCCGTACTTGGTCTTGCTGGAGTCTGGACTGGGCTATTTCTCTTCATGACCTTGCGTGTTGTAGCTGGGGTTTGGAG GCTTTGCATGAAAACGGGACCATGGGAAAAGGTCTGGCTCAAGATTGA
- the LOC119998485 gene encoding protein DETOXIFICATION 44, chloroplastic isoform X5, translating to MAAALASTISHHRLSVNSLLQSPSCRLGAFTRSRNLHCPVSFDFVPKSTPQKNTNTSLETSAQKTQKPSLPGKPVGSPDPDPPPGSSQSNPFSVLIRQIRRDGFKVDELGVEILSIALPAALALAADPLTSLVDTAYVGHLGSVELAAVGISVSVFNLVSKLFNVPLLNITTSFVAEEQALVSEGGDGYISDDMRNGPQGKKLLPSVSTSLALAAGIGIAEAVALSFGSGFLMNIMGIPVDSPMRIPAEQFLTMRAFGAPPIVIALAAQGTFRGFFDTKTPLYAIGIGNLLNAILGPILIFSLGLGIGGAAVATVITEYLIAFILLWKLNEKVLLISPSIDGRRVARYLRSGGLLIGRTISVLVTMTLATSMAARGGPTQMAGHQICIQVWLAVSLLTDALALAGQALLASGYSQGNYNQAREVIFRTLQIGLAAGIALAVILFLGYGTFSRLFSTDSEVLEIVWSGIWFVAGSQPMNALAFVLDGLYYGVSDFGYAAYSMVFVGMISSVFLLLASPVLGLAGVWTGLFLFMTLRVVAGVWRLCMKTGPWEKVWLKIEQGGS from the exons ATGGCCGCCGCCTTGGCTAGTACTATTTCGCACCATCGTCTCTCTGTAAATTCTCTACTACAAAGTCCTTCTTGTAGACTTGGAGCATTTACCAGAAGCCGAAACCTCCATTGCCCAGTCAGCTTCGATTTCGTTCCAAAATCAACTCCTCAAAAGAACACCAATACTTCGCTTGAAACTTCAGCTCAAAAGACACAAAAGCCCTCCCTTCCTGGTAAGCCAGTCGGTAGTCCAGATCCGGACCCTCCTCCCGGTTCTTCTCAATCCAATCCGTTCTCGGTTCTCATTCGCCAGATAAG AAGAGACGGATTTAAGGTTGACGAATTGGGAGTAGAGATTTTGTCAATTGCTTTGCCTGCTGCGTTGGCCCTTGCTGCTGATCCTCTCACTTCGTTGGTTGATACTGCTTATGTCGGTCACTTAG GCTCAGTTGAACTGGCAGCAGTCGGTATATCTGTTTCGGTGTTCAACCTGGTATCCAAATTATTTAATGTTCCCCTGCTCAACATAACAACATCTTTTGTTGCTGAAGAGCAGGCATTGGTTAGTGAGGGAGGTGATGGTTATATTTCAG ATGATATGAGGAATGGGCCCCAAGGCAAGAAACTCCTTCCATCAGTGTCAACTTCATTAGCACTTGCTGCTGGCATTGGCATAGCAGAAGCCGTTGCACTCTCTTTTGGCTCGGGTTTCCTGATGAATATCATGGGTATACCTGTT GATTCACCCATGCGAATACCGGCTGAGCAATTCCTTACTATGAGGGCATTTGGTGCTCCACCCATTGTAATCGCACTTGCTGCACAGGGAACTTTTCGTGGATTTTTTGATACGAAGACACCTCTATATGCCATTG GTATTGGGAACTTACTGAATGCAATATTGGGTCCAATTTTGATATTTTCCCTTGGTCTAGGCATCGGTGGCGCTGCAGTGGCTACTGTGATTACTGA ATATCTTATTGCTTTTATCCTTCTGTGGAAGTTGAATGAGAAAGTGCTGCTGATCTCTCCAAGCATTGATGGTCGACGAGTTGCCCGCTATCTAAGATCTG GTGGTCTTCTCATTGGCAGGACCATTTCTGTGCTTGTAACAATGACGCTAGCAACATCTATGGCAGCTAGGGGGGGTCCTACACAGATGGCTGGTCACCAAATTTGCATACAAGTTTGGTTGGCAGTATCTTTGCTCACTGATGCTTTAGCCCTTGCTGGTCAG GCTCTTCTTGCCAGTGGCTATTCTCAAGGAAATTATAATCAAGCACGTGAAGTGATTTTCAGAACTCTACAG ATTGGTCTAGCAGCAGGAATTGCTTTGGCTGTTATTTTATTTCTTGGGTACGGAACATTTTCTAGATTATTCAGCACAGATTCTGAAGTTCTGGAAATTGTCTGGTCTGGTATTTGG TTTGTTGCAGGATCTCAGCCAATGAATGCTCTTGCATTTGTTCTTGATGGGCTCTACTATGGGGTTTCAGACTTTGGATATGCTGCTTACTCTATG GTGTTTGTTGGAATGATTTCTTCGGTCTTTCTGCTTTTGGCTTCCCCCGTACTTGGTCTTGCTGGAGTCTGGACTGGGCTATTTCTCTTCATGACCTTGCGTGTTGTAGCTGGGGTTTGGAG GCTTTGCATGAAAACGGGACCATGGGAAAAGGTCTGGCTCAAGATTGAGCAAGGAGGTAGCTGA
- the LOC119998485 gene encoding protein DETOXIFICATION 44, chloroplastic isoform X6, with translation MAAALASTISHHRLSVNSLLQSPSCRLGAFTRSRNLHCPVSFDFVPKSTPQKNTNTSLETSAQKTQKPSLPGKPVGSPDPDPPPGSSQSNPFSVLIRQIRRDGFKVDELGVEILSIALPAALALAADPLTSLVDTAYVGHLGSVELAAVGISVSVFNLVSKLFNVPLLNITTSFVAEEQALVSEGGDGYISDDMRNGPQGKKLLPSVSTSLALAAGIGIAEAVALSFGSGFLMNIMGIPVDSPMRIPAEQFLTMRAFGAPPIVIALAAQGTFRGFFDTKTPLYAIGIGNLLNAILGPILIFSLGLGIGGAAVATVITEYLIAFILLWKLNEKVLLISPSIDGRRVARYLRSVKEFAGGLLIGRTISVLVTMTLATSMAARGGPTQMAGHQICIQVWLAVSLLTDALALAGQALLASGYSQGNYNQAREVIFRTLQIGLAAGIALAVILFLGYGTFSRLFSTDSEVLEIVWSGIW, from the exons ATGGCCGCCGCCTTGGCTAGTACTATTTCGCACCATCGTCTCTCTGTAAATTCTCTACTACAAAGTCCTTCTTGTAGACTTGGAGCATTTACCAGAAGCCGAAACCTCCATTGCCCAGTCAGCTTCGATTTCGTTCCAAAATCAACTCCTCAAAAGAACACCAATACTTCGCTTGAAACTTCAGCTCAAAAGACACAAAAGCCCTCCCTTCCTGGTAAGCCAGTCGGTAGTCCAGATCCGGACCCTCCTCCCGGTTCTTCTCAATCCAATCCGTTCTCGGTTCTCATTCGCCAGATAAG AAGAGACGGATTTAAGGTTGACGAATTGGGAGTAGAGATTTTGTCAATTGCTTTGCCTGCTGCGTTGGCCCTTGCTGCTGATCCTCTCACTTCGTTGGTTGATACTGCTTATGTCGGTCACTTAG GCTCAGTTGAACTGGCAGCAGTCGGTATATCTGTTTCGGTGTTCAACCTGGTATCCAAATTATTTAATGTTCCCCTGCTCAACATAACAACATCTTTTGTTGCTGAAGAGCAGGCATTGGTTAGTGAGGGAGGTGATGGTTATATTTCAG ATGATATGAGGAATGGGCCCCAAGGCAAGAAACTCCTTCCATCAGTGTCAACTTCATTAGCACTTGCTGCTGGCATTGGCATAGCAGAAGCCGTTGCACTCTCTTTTGGCTCGGGTTTCCTGATGAATATCATGGGTATACCTGTT GATTCACCCATGCGAATACCGGCTGAGCAATTCCTTACTATGAGGGCATTTGGTGCTCCACCCATTGTAATCGCACTTGCTGCACAGGGAACTTTTCGTGGATTTTTTGATACGAAGACACCTCTATATGCCATTG GTATTGGGAACTTACTGAATGCAATATTGGGTCCAATTTTGATATTTTCCCTTGGTCTAGGCATCGGTGGCGCTGCAGTGGCTACTGTGATTACTGA ATATCTTATTGCTTTTATCCTTCTGTGGAAGTTGAATGAGAAAGTGCTGCTGATCTCTCCAAGCATTGATGGTCGACGAGTTGCCCGCTATCTAAGATCTG TCAAGGAATTTGCAGGTGGTCTTCTCATTGGCAGGACCATTTCTGTGCTTGTAACAATGACGCTAGCAACATCTATGGCAGCTAGGGGGGGTCCTACACAGATGGCTGGTCACCAAATTTGCATACAAGTTTGGTTGGCAGTATCTTTGCTCACTGATGCTTTAGCCCTTGCTGGTCAG GCTCTTCTTGCCAGTGGCTATTCTCAAGGAAATTATAATCAAGCACGTGAAGTGATTTTCAGAACTCTACAG ATTGGTCTAGCAGCAGGAATTGCTTTGGCTGTTATTTTATTTCTTGGGTACGGAACATTTTCTAGATTATTCAGCACAGATTCTGAAGTTCTGGAAATTGTCTGGTCTGGTATTTGG TGA
- the LOC119998485 gene encoding protein DETOXIFICATION 44, chloroplastic isoform X4: MAAALASTISHHRLSVNSLLQSPSCRLGAFTRSRNLHCPVSFDFVPKSTPQKNTNTSLETSAQKTQKPSLPGKPVGSPDPDPPPGSSQSNPFSVLIRQIRRDGFKVDELGVEILSIALPAALALAADPLTSLVDTAYVGHLGSVELAAVGISVSVFNLVSKLFNVPLLNITTSFVAEEQALVSEGGDGYISDDMRNGPQGKKLLPSVSTSLALAAGIGIAEAVALSFGSGFLMNIMGIPVDSPMRIPAEQFLTMRAFGAPPIVIALAAQGTFRGFFDTKTPLYAIGIGNLLNAILGPILIFSLGLGIGGAAVATVITEYLIAFILLWKLNEKVLLISPSIDGRRVARYLRSVKEFAGGLLIGRTISVLVTMTLATSMAARGGPTQMAGHQICIQVWLAVSLLTDALALAGQALLASGYSQGNYNQAREVIFRTLQIGLAAGIALAVILFLGYGTFSRLFSTDSEVLEIVWSGIWFVAGSQPMNALAFVLDGLYYGVSDFGYAAYSMVFVGMISSVFLLLASPVLGLAGVWTGLFLFMTLRVVAGVWRLCMKTGPWEKVWLKIEQGGS; encoded by the exons ATGGCCGCCGCCTTGGCTAGTACTATTTCGCACCATCGTCTCTCTGTAAATTCTCTACTACAAAGTCCTTCTTGTAGACTTGGAGCATTTACCAGAAGCCGAAACCTCCATTGCCCAGTCAGCTTCGATTTCGTTCCAAAATCAACTCCTCAAAAGAACACCAATACTTCGCTTGAAACTTCAGCTCAAAAGACACAAAAGCCCTCCCTTCCTGGTAAGCCAGTCGGTAGTCCAGATCCGGACCCTCCTCCCGGTTCTTCTCAATCCAATCCGTTCTCGGTTCTCATTCGCCAGATAAG AAGAGACGGATTTAAGGTTGACGAATTGGGAGTAGAGATTTTGTCAATTGCTTTGCCTGCTGCGTTGGCCCTTGCTGCTGATCCTCTCACTTCGTTGGTTGATACTGCTTATGTCGGTCACTTAG GCTCAGTTGAACTGGCAGCAGTCGGTATATCTGTTTCGGTGTTCAACCTGGTATCCAAATTATTTAATGTTCCCCTGCTCAACATAACAACATCTTTTGTTGCTGAAGAGCAGGCATTGGTTAGTGAGGGAGGTGATGGTTATATTTCAG ATGATATGAGGAATGGGCCCCAAGGCAAGAAACTCCTTCCATCAGTGTCAACTTCATTAGCACTTGCTGCTGGCATTGGCATAGCAGAAGCCGTTGCACTCTCTTTTGGCTCGGGTTTCCTGATGAATATCATGGGTATACCTGTT GATTCACCCATGCGAATACCGGCTGAGCAATTCCTTACTATGAGGGCATTTGGTGCTCCACCCATTGTAATCGCACTTGCTGCACAGGGAACTTTTCGTGGATTTTTTGATACGAAGACACCTCTATATGCCATTG GTATTGGGAACTTACTGAATGCAATATTGGGTCCAATTTTGATATTTTCCCTTGGTCTAGGCATCGGTGGCGCTGCAGTGGCTACTGTGATTACTGA ATATCTTATTGCTTTTATCCTTCTGTGGAAGTTGAATGAGAAAGTGCTGCTGATCTCTCCAAGCATTGATGGTCGACGAGTTGCCCGCTATCTAAGATCTG TCAAGGAATTTGCAGGTGGTCTTCTCATTGGCAGGACCATTTCTGTGCTTGTAACAATGACGCTAGCAACATCTATGGCAGCTAGGGGGGGTCCTACACAGATGGCTGGTCACCAAATTTGCATACAAGTTTGGTTGGCAGTATCTTTGCTCACTGATGCTTTAGCCCTTGCTGGTCAG GCTCTTCTTGCCAGTGGCTATTCTCAAGGAAATTATAATCAAGCACGTGAAGTGATTTTCAGAACTCTACAG ATTGGTCTAGCAGCAGGAATTGCTTTGGCTGTTATTTTATTTCTTGGGTACGGAACATTTTCTAGATTATTCAGCACAGATTCTGAAGTTCTGGAAATTGTCTGGTCTGGTATTTGG TTTGTTGCAGGATCTCAGCCAATGAATGCTCTTGCATTTGTTCTTGATGGGCTCTACTATGGGGTTTCAGACTTTGGATATGCTGCTTACTCTATG GTGTTTGTTGGAATGATTTCTTCGGTCTTTCTGCTTTTGGCTTCCCCCGTACTTGGTCTTGCTGGAGTCTGGACTGGGCTATTTCTCTTCATGACCTTGCGTGTTGTAGCTGGGGTTTGGAG GCTTTGCATGAAAACGGGACCATGGGAAAAGGTCTGGCTCAAGATTGAGCAAGGAGGTAGCTGA